Within the Kribbella aluminosa genome, the region GAACTTCGCCGCCGGCGGCGCCGCGGTCAACGCGTTCGCCAAGAACAACGGCGTCGACGTCCGGGTGGTCGACGTCGGCGTCGCGACCCCGGTCGACGGCCTGGACATCGTGCACGCGAAGGTCCGCCCGGGCACTCGCGACCTGTCGCAGACCGACGCGCTCACCGAGGACGAGGCACGGGCCGCGCTCGCGGTCGGGTTCGACCTCGCGGACACGCTGGTCCGGGACGGGTACCGCTGCCTGCTGACCGGCGACATGGGCATCGCCAACACCACGGCCTCGGCCGCGCTGATCGCCACCTTCACCGGCGCGACGGCCGACGCGGTCACCGGCCGCGGTACCGGGATCGACGACGCGGCGCTCGCGCACAAGACGGCCGTCGTACGCGCGGCGCTCGCGCTGCACGACGTACCGCCGACCGAGCCGCTGCGGGCGTTGCAGGCGTACGGCGGACTGGAACACGCTGCGCTCGCCGGGTACATCCTCGGCGCGGCCGCGAACAAGGTCCCGGTGATCCTGGACGGTGTGATCGCGGGTGCGGCGGCGCTGGTCGCGCAGGCGTTCCATCCGGCCGTCGTCGACTACTGCGTGGCCGGTCATCGGTCCGCCGAGCCGGGGCATGCGGTCGCGCTCAAGCAGCTGGGCCTGCAACCGCTCGTCGACCTGGACCTGCGGCTCGGGGAAGGGACCGGCGCGGTGCTCGCGTACCCGATCCTGACCTGCGCGGCGCGGGCGCTCGCCGAGATGGCGACCTTCGAGGACGCGGGGATCGGTTCGTGACGCAGCAGTACCTGTCCGGGCTCGTGCTCGACGGGCGGCGCGTGGTCGTCGTCGGCGGTGGCGGTGTCGCCCAGCGGCGGCTGCCGCGGCTGCTCGAGTCCGGTGCCCGGATCGACCTCGTCTCGCCGTCGATCACGCCGACGATCGAAGGGCTGCT harbors:
- the cobT gene encoding nicotinate-nucleotide--dimethylbenzimidazole phosphoribosyltransferase; its protein translation is MDEYLERIAPADQAAMRAAEERHARLTKPAGSLGVLEELSVKLAGMTGAPAVPGPAVVTVFAADHGVHAQNVSPWPQEVTAAMLANFAAGGAAVNAFAKNNGVDVRVVDVGVATPVDGLDIVHAKVRPGTRDLSQTDALTEDEARAALAVGFDLADTLVRDGYRCLLTGDMGIANTTASAALIATFTGATADAVTGRGTGIDDAALAHKTAVVRAALALHDVPPTEPLRALQAYGGLEHAALAGYILGAAANKVPVILDGVIAGAAALVAQAFHPAVVDYCVAGHRSAEPGHAVALKQLGLQPLVDLDLRLGEGTGAVLAYPILTCAARALAEMATFEDAGIGS